The following coding sequences are from one Sporomusaceae bacterium window:
- a CDS encoding ABC transporter ATP-binding protein produces the protein MTEILVSLENVTFDRGPRKRVLDIDRLAVSRGELVALVGPNGAGKSTLLQVINLLHPHRGAIALFGQDARRADKTALRRRCAMLFQDALLLDDTVFANVAWPLKIRGIGPHDITARVRRALADFRCDHLGERRARSLSGGEAQRVSLARALAVDPDLLLLDEPFSALDPATRNELIGEIRHLAETRGMTVILVSHSFADVLHFAERAVVMEAGRIVQDDRPETVLRRPANEQIARLVGMDNILPCRLERVGEETCVTLAGGLRFPYPAAVSGPVSACCLPGDALQLWDDRLAASTVPWVAVEGRVQRLLPGIGAGKLFVRAGELTLCARVPRAFAPESDTVKLAFDPADAHIV, from the coding sequence ATGACCGAAATCCTCGTTTCCCTTGAAAACGTCACCTTCGACCGCGGCCCCCGCAAACGCGTCCTCGACATCGACCGCCTCGCCGTCAGCCGCGGCGAACTCGTCGCCCTCGTCGGCCCCAACGGCGCCGGCAAAAGCACCCTCCTCCAGGTCATAAACCTTCTCCATCCCCACCGCGGTGCCATCGCCCTCTTCGGGCAGGACGCCCGCCGCGCCGACAAAACCGCCCTGCGCCGCCGCTGCGCCATGCTCTTCCAGGACGCCCTCCTCCTCGACGACACCGTCTTCGCCAACGTCGCCTGGCCTCTCAAAATCAGGGGAATCGGGCCTCATGACATCACAGCCCGCGTCCGCCGCGCCCTCGCCGACTTCCGCTGCGACCATCTCGGAGAACGGCGGGCCAGATCCCTGTCCGGCGGCGAAGCCCAGCGCGTCTCGCTCGCCCGTGCCCTCGCCGTCGACCCCGACCTCCTCCTCCTCGACGAACCCTTCTCCGCCCTCGACCCGGCGACCAGGAACGAACTCATCGGCGAAATCCGCCACCTGGCCGAAACAAGAGGCATGACCGTCATCCTCGTCAGCCACAGCTTCGCCGACGTCCTCCACTTCGCCGAACGGGCCGTCGTCATGGAAGCCGGCCGCATCGTCCAGGACGACAGGCCGGAAACCGTCCTGCGCCGCCCCGCCAACGAACAGATCGCCCGCCTCGTCGGCATGGACAACATCCTCCCCTGCCGGCTCGAAAGGGTGGGAGAAGAGACCTGCGTCACCCTCGCCGGCGGCCTGCGCTTCCCTTATCCCGCCGCCGTCAGCGGGCCGGTCTCCGCCTGCTGCCTCCCCGGCGACGCCCTCCAACTCTGGGACGACCGCCTCGCCGCCTCCACCGTGCCGTGGGTCGCCGTCGAAGGCCGCGTCCAGCGCCTGTTGCCCGGCATCGGCGCCGGCAAACTGTTCGTCCGCGCCGGCGAACTAACCCTCTGCGCCCGCGTACCGCGCGCCTTTGCCCCCGAAAGCGATACCGTAAAACTTGCCTTCGACCCTGCGGATGCCCATATAGTTTAA
- the hyi gene encoding hydroxypyruvate isomerase codes for MPKFAANLSFLFTEVPFPERFALARAAGFTAVEYHFPYDYSPAALKERLQTNGLSQVLFNLPPGDWASGERGIAAVPGRSAEFRAGVGKAVEYACALGVPRVNCLAGIMVKGHSEAEHRQTLAANVRYAAEAFHANGLSLVVEAINRFDMPGFLLNKTSQVLELIAEVAMPNVFLQYDIYHAQREEGGLISTLRSHIARIGHIQIADNPGRHQPGTGEIDYPAIFAELDALGYEGHIGLEYIPSPDTAASLGWLKQFGYTL; via the coding sequence GTGCCGAAATTCGCCGCCAACTTAAGCTTCCTCTTCACCGAAGTCCCGTTCCCGGAGCGCTTTGCCCTCGCCCGCGCGGCCGGCTTCACCGCCGTCGAATACCACTTCCCCTACGACTACAGCCCGGCCGCCCTCAAAGAGCGCCTCCAGACCAATGGCCTCAGCCAGGTCCTCTTCAACCTGCCGCCCGGCGACTGGGCTTCAGGCGAGCGCGGCATTGCCGCCGTCCCCGGTAGAAGTGCGGAATTCCGGGCCGGGGTGGGCAAAGCCGTCGAATACGCCTGCGCTTTAGGCGTGCCGCGGGTCAACTGCCTGGCCGGCATCATGGTAAAAGGCCACAGCGAAGCCGAGCACCGGCAGACGCTCGCCGCCAACGTGCGCTACGCCGCCGAAGCCTTCCACGCCAACGGCCTCAGCCTCGTCGTCGAAGCCATCAACCGCTTCGACATGCCCGGCTTCCTCCTCAACAAAACCTCCCAGGTACTAGAACTCATCGCAGAAGTAGCCATGCCCAACGTCTTCCTCCAGTACGACATCTACCATGCCCAGCGGGAAGAAGGCGGGCTTATCAGCACCCTGCGCAGCCATATCGCCCGCATCGGCCATATCCAGATCGCCGACAACCCCGGCCGTCACCAGCCGGGCACGGGGGAAATCGACTACCCCGCCATCTTTGCCGAACTCGACGCCCTTGGCTATGAAGGCCACATCGGCCTCGAATACATCCCCAGCCCCGACACCGCGGCCTCCCTCGGGTGGCTAAAACAGTTCGGCTACACGCTATGA
- a CDS encoding cupin domain-containing protein has product MIKRNGSLPSEVFANRFGGNGEVKFTRIIEKDDFQGKGRLFSITALEPGCSLGLHTHTGEMEVYYILRGQGTVNDNGAETLVGPGDVVLTKDGESHAIANTGDTTLELVALILFS; this is encoded by the coding sequence ATGATCAAACGCAACGGGAGTCTGCCCAGCGAAGTATTTGCCAACCGCTTCGGCGGCAACGGCGAGGTCAAGTTCACCAGAATAATCGAGAAGGACGACTTCCAGGGTAAGGGCAGATTATTCTCCATCACCGCCCTCGAGCCGGGCTGCTCCCTGGGCCTCCACACCCATACCGGCGAAATGGAGGTCTACTACATCCTCCGCGGCCAGGGCACCGTCAACGACAACGGCGCCGAAACCCTCGTCGGCCCCGGCGACGTCGTCCTCACCAAAGACGGCGAAAGCCACGCCATCGCCAACACCGGCGACACCACCCTCGAACTCGTCGCCCTGATACTGTTCAGCTAA
- a CDS encoding DEAD/DEAH box helicase, with the protein MDRFKALGISDKIARALNEMGFEEPTPIQVETIPVLMTGRDLVGQAQTGTGKTAAFGIPLLETVGQSAAPLQGIVLTPTRELAIQVAEELNKIGQFTAAHALPIYGGQDIGRQIKALKRGPQIIVATPGRLMDHMDRRTIRLNDTRMVILDEADEMLNMGFIEDIEKILATITAEHQTVLFSATMPRQIQNLAQRFQRDPALISVKNKEVTAPLTEQRYVELHDREKFDVLCRLLDIQDPELSIVFGRTKRRVDELAEALKKRGYSAEGIHGDLTQTKRDMVLRQFREGITDILVATDVAARGLDVSGVSHVYNFDIPQDAESYVHRIGRTGRAGQTGMAVTFVIPRELDHLRSIEYTTRRKIAKMAVPTLTDAMAGQQRLAVERLLQQVEEGGAEQYRGRAEELLGELDSVSLLAAALKMLTKEPVTTPVKITEEAPLRPRYGGNQRRSGGGFAPRAKAGPGGFMPKVKAGAGGFMPKAKAGGEKAWKY; encoded by the coding sequence TTGGATAGATTTAAAGCACTGGGGATAAGCGACAAGATAGCGAGGGCGCTGAACGAGATGGGGTTCGAGGAGCCGACGCCGATCCAGGTGGAAACGATCCCGGTGCTGATGACCGGCCGGGATCTTGTCGGCCAGGCGCAGACGGGGACGGGAAAAACGGCGGCTTTCGGCATTCCGCTGCTGGAGACGGTGGGCCAGAGCGCCGCGCCTCTCCAGGGGATCGTGCTGACGCCGACGCGCGAGCTCGCCATTCAGGTGGCGGAGGAGCTTAATAAGATCGGGCAGTTCACGGCTGCCCACGCGCTGCCGATATACGGCGGCCAGGATATCGGGCGCCAGATCAAGGCGCTGAAAAGAGGGCCGCAGATTATCGTGGCAACGCCGGGACGGCTAATGGACCATATGGATCGGCGGACGATCAGGCTGAACGATACGCGGATGGTGATTCTCGACGAGGCGGACGAGATGCTGAACATGGGCTTTATCGAGGATATCGAGAAGATCCTGGCGACGATCACCGCCGAGCACCAGACGGTTTTATTTTCGGCGACCATGCCCCGGCAGATTCAGAACCTGGCGCAGCGGTTCCAGCGCGATCCGGCGCTGATCAGCGTGAAAAATAAGGAGGTTACCGCGCCGCTGACCGAGCAGCGGTATGTGGAGCTGCACGACCGCGAGAAGTTCGATGTGCTGTGCCGCCTGCTCGATATTCAGGATCCCGAGTTGTCGATCGTTTTCGGGCGGACGAAACGCCGCGTGGACGAGCTGGCCGAGGCGCTGAAGAAGCGCGGTTATTCGGCGGAGGGCATCCACGGCGATTTGACGCAGACGAAGCGGGATATGGTGCTGCGCCAGTTCCGCGAGGGGATAACCGATATTCTGGTGGCGACCGATGTCGCTGCCCGCGGCCTGGATGTGAGCGGCGTGAGCCATGTGTATAATTTCGATATCCCCCAGGACGCGGAGAGTTATGTGCACCGCATCGGCCGCACCGGCCGGGCCGGACAGACGGGGATGGCGGTGACGTTCGTCATCCCCCGCGAGCTCGATCATCTCCGCTCCATCGAGTATACGACGCGGCGCAAGATCGCCAAGATGGCCGTCCCGACGCTTACGGACGCGATGGCGGGCCAGCAGCGCCTGGCTGTTGAGCGGCTGCTGCAGCAGGTGGAGGAAGGCGGCGCCGAGCAGTACCGCGGCCGGGCCGAGGAGCTTTTAGGGGAGCTGGATTCGGTGTCGCTGCTGGCGGCGGCGCTGAAGATGCTGACGAAGGAGCCGGTGACGACGCCGGTGAAGATCACGGAGGAGGCGCCTTTAAGGCCGCGGTATGGCGGCAACCAGCGGCGTTCGGGCGGCGGGTTCGCGCCGCGGGCGAAGGCCGGCCCCGGCGGCTTTATGCCGAAGGTGAAGGCCGGCGCGGGCGGGTTTATGCCGAAGGCAAAGGCCGGCGGCGAGAAGGCGTGGAAGTATTAA
- a CDS encoding zinc-ribbon domain containing protein translates to MSQDKNLTCRDCGAEFVFTASEQDFFAEKGFTNEPGRCPECRAARKQQNRGMSRGGSYQQREMHDVTCAACGVQTQVPFRPSSDRPVYCRDCFAANKRY, encoded by the coding sequence ATGAGTCAAGACAAAAACCTTACCTGCCGCGATTGTGGCGCCGAGTTCGTGTTCACCGCTTCGGAGCAAGATTTCTTCGCCGAGAAAGGCTTCACCAACGAGCCGGGCCGTTGCCCCGAGTGCCGTGCAGCCCGCAAGCAGCAGAACCGTGGCATGAGCCGCGGCGGCAGCTACCAACAGCGCGAAATGCACGACGTTACCTGCGCCGCCTGTGGCGTGCAGACCCAGGTTCCTTTCCGTCCGAGCAGCGACCGTCCGGTTTACTGCCGCGACTGCTTCGCCGCCAACAAGCGTTACTAG
- a CDS encoding GntR family transcriptional regulator, whose protein sequence is MHYPTQTLVDVAYKALKKDIAEGVLIPGQKLITRELNERYRISETPIKQALNRLITEGLVESTPRRGHKVRDIKWDEIEELWDIRLMFETYYASQIIRNFDTATAEKLAANIVEHTRIIENAADLNDYFRNYYLDQEFHQLYVKCAGNKRMARIFNALGTHVYSYYIYGRQGKEETIAGVKEHEAIFAALIAGDEDELKRCVAIHITNAKNKVNRILGKG, encoded by the coding sequence ATGCATTACCCGACCCAGACACTCGTCGACGTGGCTTACAAAGCGCTCAAGAAAGACATCGCGGAAGGCGTTCTGATCCCCGGCCAAAAACTCATCACCCGTGAACTCAACGAAAGATACCGCATCAGCGAAACCCCCATCAAACAGGCTCTCAACAGACTGATAACCGAAGGCCTTGTGGAAAGCACCCCCCGCCGGGGCCACAAAGTCAGGGATATCAAATGGGACGAGATCGAAGAACTGTGGGACATCCGGCTGATGTTCGAAACCTACTACGCCAGCCAGATAATCCGCAACTTCGACACCGCCACCGCCGAAAAACTCGCCGCCAACATCGTCGAACACACCCGCATCATCGAAAACGCCGCCGACCTCAACGACTACTTCCGCAACTACTACCTCGACCAGGAATTCCACCAACTGTACGTCAAATGCGCCGGCAACAAAAGGATGGCGAGGATATTCAACGCCCTCGGCACCCACGTATACTCCTACTATATCTACGGGCGGCAGGGCAAAGAAGAAACCATCGCCGGCGTCAAGGAGCACGAAGCCATCTTCGCCGCCCTCATCGCCGGGGACGAGGACGAACTCAAACGCTGCGTGGCAATCCACATCACCAACGCCAAAAACAAGGTCAACAGAATCCTCGGAAAAGGGTAG
- a CDS encoding C4-dicarboxylate TRAP transporter substrate-binding protein, translating into MKKYAKLIGILMVLVMVSVLVAACGKSEPAKQEAPKQKFVLKFNHVLAESEPFNKGFQNWAKAVKERTNGGLEIQVFHSAQLGVEEDIIEQIRKGANVGQNTDSARLGMYVPAIAVMNAPYFVDSIDEVAKLRELATVKAWQKELEDKHGIKILSFTWVQGMRHMVTNKPIKTPEDLKGLRIRTPGVPIWQESIRAIGATPVALPFGEVYIATQQKAIDGADLVYRNVTGAKLFEVAKYMSETKHILLINFEVVSKKWFDSLPPEYQKILVEECDKAGLETSRVMEKEIEALQKELTGKGMTIVKDVDIAAFKKAGEGAYQVLKLTEVRDQLYKEMGKKK; encoded by the coding sequence GTGAAAAAGTACGCCAAGCTTATCGGTATCCTCATGGTTTTGGTAATGGTCTCGGTGCTCGTGGCCGCCTGCGGCAAGTCCGAGCCGGCCAAACAGGAAGCTCCCAAGCAAAAATTCGTCCTCAAATTCAACCACGTCCTCGCCGAATCCGAGCCCTTCAACAAAGGCTTCCAGAACTGGGCCAAGGCCGTTAAGGAACGCACCAACGGCGGTCTGGAGATCCAGGTCTTCCACAGCGCCCAGCTCGGTGTCGAAGAAGACATCATCGAACAGATCCGCAAAGGCGCCAACGTCGGCCAGAACACCGACTCCGCCCGCCTCGGCATGTACGTGCCCGCCATTGCCGTCATGAACGCCCCCTACTTCGTCGACTCCATCGACGAAGTCGCCAAACTCCGCGAACTCGCCACCGTCAAGGCCTGGCAGAAAGAACTCGAAGACAAGCACGGCATCAAGATCCTGTCCTTCACCTGGGTACAGGGTATGAGGCACATGGTAACAAATAAACCGATCAAAACCCCCGAAGACCTCAAGGGCCTGCGCATCCGTACCCCGGGCGTCCCCATCTGGCAGGAATCCATCCGTGCCATCGGCGCCACCCCTGTAGCCCTGCCCTTCGGTGAAGTCTACATCGCCACCCAGCAGAAAGCCATCGACGGCGCCGACCTCGTCTACCGCAACGTCACCGGCGCCAAACTCTTCGAAGTCGCCAAATACATGAGCGAAACCAAACACATCCTCCTCATCAACTTCGAAGTCGTCAGCAAAAAATGGTTCGACTCCCTGCCGCCCGAATACCAGAAAATCCTCGTAGAAGAGTGCGATAAAGCCGGCCTCGAGACCTCCCGCGTAATGGAGAAAGAAATCGAAGCCCTCCAGAAAGAACTGACCGGCAAAGGCATGACCATCGTCAAGGACGTCGACATCGCCGCCTTCAAGAAAGCCGGCGAAGGCGCCTACCAAGTCCTCAAGCTCACCGAAGTCCGCGATCAGCTCTACAAGGAAATGGGCAAAAAGAAATAG
- a CDS encoding TRAP transporter small permease produces MKKLYENIIKFEVRIAMACLALLSALVLFSAVARTIGMPVKWAVDAATFLFAWCVFLGSDAAMRHDKLFAIEVITGKLPKKVQHWLKLINWGIIIAFLAFLIVYGIQLSYDTRLRAFQGIPGFSYTWVTISVPLGSLLMLITAVLKAKQQIKAGYANIRSSGGGKELL; encoded by the coding sequence GTGAAAAAGCTTTACGAAAACATCATCAAATTTGAAGTCCGGATCGCAATGGCCTGCCTCGCGCTCCTGTCCGCCCTGGTCCTCTTCTCGGCGGTCGCCAGAACGATCGGCATGCCGGTCAAATGGGCGGTCGACGCCGCCACCTTCCTGTTTGCCTGGTGCGTCTTCCTCGGCAGCGACGCCGCCATGCGCCACGACAAACTGTTCGCCATCGAAGTCATCACCGGCAAGCTGCCCAAGAAAGTGCAGCACTGGTTAAAACTTATAAACTGGGGCATCATCATCGCTTTTCTCGCCTTCCTGATCGTCTACGGCATTCAGCTTTCCTACGACACCAGGCTAAGAGCCTTCCAGGGCATCCCCGGCTTCAGCTACACCTGGGTCACCATCAGCGTACCGCTGGGGTCGCTGCTCATGCTGATAACCGCCGTCCTCAAGGCCAAGCAGCAAATCAAGGCCGGCTACGCAAATATCAGGAGCAGCGGAGGCGGCAAAGAGCTTCTCTAA
- a CDS encoding TRAP transporter large permease, protein MTEVFATFFILMLMGMPVCFAIGIAGTVFFFSQPTLPSSIPVQLTLTQTQSFVLLAIPLFMFAGNLLNESGITHRLMKLSAVLAGHMRAGLAQVNTVLAAMMGGITGSAIADATMQARVLGPGMIERGYSRGFAAGVIGFSSLIVTMIPPGIGLILYGSIGEVSIGRLFAGGLVPGFLMTVLMMLAISWTARRKGYEPERQQPVSFKEGFATFMECIWAFLFPILLIAGLRFGFFTPSEAGAFAVAYAIIIGLAVYRELTWKKFLKTLEETVTDIGMVMLLICMSAIFSYGLTWEQIPQQLAEFMLGISSTPWVIMLIIIVFLLVAGMFMDSTVLILLLTAILIPVVKEVGIDLVHFGVIMILTLTFGLLTPPVGVVTYIVCTIFECSISSLFKEAWPLFLACVAVALACVFFPELVLFVPDLIFGKQL, encoded by the coding sequence ATGACCGAAGTATTCGCCACCTTTTTCATACTGATGCTCATGGGCATGCCGGTTTGCTTCGCCATCGGCATTGCCGGCACGGTATTCTTCTTCTCGCAGCCCACCCTGCCGTCCAGCATCCCGGTACAGCTCACCCTCACCCAGACGCAGAGCTTCGTGCTACTCGCCATTCCCCTCTTCATGTTTGCCGGCAACCTCTTAAACGAATCCGGCATCACCCACCGGCTGATGAAGCTCTCGGCCGTACTCGCCGGCCACATGCGCGCCGGCCTCGCCCAGGTCAACACCGTCCTCGCCGCCATGATGGGCGGCATCACCGGCTCCGCTATCGCCGACGCCACCATGCAGGCCCGCGTCCTCGGACCCGGCATGATCGAGCGCGGCTACTCGCGCGGCTTCGCCGCCGGCGTCATCGGCTTCAGCTCCCTCATCGTCACCATGATCCCCCCCGGCATCGGCCTCATCCTTTACGGCAGCATCGGCGAAGTCTCCATCGGCCGCCTGTTCGCCGGCGGACTGGTCCCCGGCTTCCTCATGACCGTCCTCATGATGCTCGCCATCTCCTGGACCGCGCGGCGTAAAGGCTATGAGCCCGAGCGTCAGCAGCCAGTTTCCTTCAAGGAAGGCTTCGCCACCTTCATGGAATGTATCTGGGCCTTCCTGTTTCCCATCTTGCTCATTGCCGGCCTCAGGTTCGGTTTCTTTACCCCCTCCGAAGCCGGCGCCTTCGCCGTCGCCTACGCGATAATCATCGGCCTCGCCGTCTACCGCGAACTCACCTGGAAAAAATTCCTCAAAACCCTCGAAGAAACCGTCACCGATATCGGCATGGTAATGCTCCTCATCTGTATGTCGGCCATCTTCAGCTATGGCCTTACCTGGGAGCAGATTCCCCAGCAGCTCGCCGAATTCATGCTCGGCATTTCCTCCACCCCGTGGGTGATAATGCTCATCATCATCGTCTTCCTTCTCGTCGCCGGCATGTTCATGGACTCCACCGTCCTTATCCTGCTCCTCACCGCCATCCTCATCCCCGTAGTCAAAGAAGTCGGCATCGACCTCGTCCACTTCGGCGTCATCATGATTCTCACCCTCACCTTCGGCCTGCTCACCCCGCCCGTCGGCGTGGTGACGTATATCGTCTGCACCATCTTCGAATGCTCAATATCCTCTCTCTTCAAAGAAGCCTGGCCGCTCTTCCTCGCCTGCGTCGCCGTGGCCCTCGCCTGCGTCTTCTTCCCCGAGCTAGTGCTATTCGTTCCCGACCTCATCTTTGGGAAGCAACTGTAG
- a CDS encoding glucose 1-dehydrogenase: MRFTGKVVLITGAGAGIGRAAAELFACEGASVVVNSVSASGAETLALVKKAGGAGLFVQGDVANAADAKRMVDEAVRAFGKLDILANVAGIVIGGRVDTLSEEDFDRTMDVNVKGTFLTCKYAVPEMKKNGGGVIVNVSSVAAFKGFPERSVYAASKGAVVALSKAMAADYIKDNIRVNVVCPGTTDSPSMEARMRSAADYEAAKAAFIARQPMGRLGAPEEIAHAILFACCDEAAFFNGGILTIDGGATI; this comes from the coding sequence ATGCGATTCACCGGTAAAGTCGTCCTCATCACCGGCGCCGGCGCCGGCATCGGCCGCGCCGCCGCCGAACTCTTCGCCTGCGAAGGCGCCAGCGTCGTCGTCAACAGCGTCTCGGCCAGCGGCGCCGAAACCCTCGCCCTCGTCAAAAAAGCCGGCGGCGCCGGCCTCTTCGTCCAGGGTGACGTCGCCAACGCCGCCGACGCCAAACGGATGGTCGACGAAGCCGTCCGCGCCTTCGGCAAACTCGACATCCTCGCCAACGTCGCCGGCATCGTCATCGGCGGCCGGGTCGACACCCTGAGCGAGGAAGACTTCGACCGCACCATGGACGTCAACGTCAAGGGCACCTTCCTCACGTGCAAATACGCCGTACCGGAAATGAAAAAGAACGGCGGCGGCGTCATCGTCAACGTCTCCTCCGTCGCCGCCTTCAAAGGCTTCCCCGAGCGCAGCGTCTACGCCGCCTCCAAAGGCGCGGTCGTCGCCCTCTCCAAAGCCATGGCCGCCGACTACATCAAAGACAACATCCGCGTCAACGTCGTCTGCCCCGGCACCACCGACAGCCCCTCGATGGAAGCGCGCATGCGGTCCGCCGCCGACTACGAGGCCGCCAAAGCCGCCTTCATCGCCCGCCAGCCCATGGGCCGCCTCGGCGCCCCCGAAGAAATCGCCCACGCCATCCTCTTCGCCTGCTGCGACGAAGCAGCCTTCTTTAACGGGGGCATCCTGACCATCGACGGCGGCGCGACCATTTAA
- a CDS encoding 3-isopropylmalate dehydratase has product MMSIVKGKALKYGDNINTDLISPPQYLEKSLEVVAQHAMEGIDERFGAKVAPGDILVAGANFGPGSSRETAPIALKMAGVGAIVAKFFARIFYRNAINIGLPVLECAETDRIADGDIVAIDLGTGSITNVTKGETYHAAPLSAPVMDVLSAGGLIGFLEKKYGIDVDKKDLA; this is encoded by the coding sequence ATGATGAGTATTGTCAAAGGCAAGGCGCTGAAGTACGGCGATAATATCAACACTGATCTTATTTCCCCGCCCCAGTATCTGGAGAAGTCGCTGGAGGTGGTCGCCCAGCACGCGATGGAGGGGATCGACGAGCGGTTCGGCGCAAAGGTGGCGCCGGGCGATATCCTCGTCGCCGGGGCGAATTTCGGCCCCGGCTCGAGCCGCGAGACGGCGCCGATCGCGCTGAAGATGGCGGGCGTGGGGGCGATCGTGGCGAAGTTTTTCGCCCGCATCTTTTACCGCAATGCAATCAATATCGGTTTGCCGGTGCTGGAGTGCGCGGAGACGGACAGGATCGCGGACGGCGATATCGTGGCGATCGACCTGGGAACGGGGTCGATCACGAATGTGACGAAGGGCGAGACGTACCACGCCGCGCCGCTGTCGGCGCCGGTGATGGATGTGCTGTCCGCCGGCGGGCTGATCGGATTTTTGGAGAAAAAGTACGGGATTGATGTCGATAAGAAAGACCTGGCGTAA